TAATATAAGGCAATAAAACAttgtttttttccttctttttaagGGAACACTCAGCAAACAAAAGTTACTCTACTTGACAGTTCAACATTGAGTTATCACTTGCAGTAGGAAGAGGAGTTCAAAAGTCTTACAATTTCCAATTTGTGACAGTATGTGTAAATTTGCATCCTCCTTTTTTCTAGAATTGCATATCTAACTAGGATAATTTACAAAAGAAATACGACTAGAAAATTTCATGTAAATTTCCCTTACATcaattgaaaaaaatgaaatcaACTGCCTTGTATGTGTAATCTTTAAACCAACCTGTGATTCTCGAATACTAAGACGTGAAAAATTGAGGAAACCAAAGCTAAAAGAAAGCTGCTATTTTCCTACAGCACCTACGTTGTTTCCAATCTAACAGTTGGCATATGAAATTTCTCAAACCGCGGTTCAGTTAAATCCACTGCTTCATCATCTTGCGGGCTCCAACTTCGGGCATTTGAGCTCTGGAGTAGCAGTTTCTCTACATATGCAGCATGAATAACATGTTCTTTCTGATCACTAGTTTCGCCACAATGATTGAACTCGCAATGTGGCGACAACAAGCAGTGAGCTGAGCGATTCTCAGACGTGATCTGCTTGATCTCCTCAGCTTCAACAAAGCCGGGACTTTCTCCATAAGTACTCTTTCCATCATAACTAAACGAGCCCTATATAATGTATAAAGAGCGTTAGCAGATCTGTCAGTATTTTCTTATGCAATATCTATGACATATCAAAACATCTACTTATGGGATCTACTTATTACTTCTGTATAAAGTTCTGTACGTTTGGATTAGATTACCAAAAAAACACGGTTCACAAGTAGACAACCATGTAACAAGATGACAAAGACGAGGATAAGTAATGCTGAAAGAGCTAAGTAAAACACGAAGATGATGACAAAATGCTCAAAGAGTTAGCCCAAACAAGAACTACAATGACAAAGGAAATCAGCTGCACTGAGAAAAGGAAATCAGCTGCACTGAGAAAAGGAAATTTAGAATTGTGTGAAGTGCCACCTAAGTGGTCTTTCCAACGGAAATAATATTCTAATTCCCAACTTTTCAGAAAAGACAAAAATATCATAGTAGCAGTTTAAGATCATCTCTTACAAAGATTTTCCTGTGTTTAGAAAGGTTAAATGCAGCTACAAGATGTCTATTTTAAATCAGATTGTATATGTAATTTGGCGCACAACACCTAGTAATTTTACCCCTTTTAGAAGTTTCTAATATGGGGTTACAAATAATTGGTGATTTTTGTCTGTTCGTTAAATCAGCGGATGACAGCTATGCAAACTTAAATTGGCAAATGAAAATATGGTAGATTGGCAACAGAAAACCAAAATAAGTTTATTCGGATACCTTGAACTCATCTCTCGAGAGTTCAAGTTGATTTAACGAAGTGTTTCGGATACCTTGAACTCATCTCTCGAGAAGTGTTTCCTTTTAGATGTTTCTGGGGCAATAGTTGACAAAATTTGAACAACCTCACTCATCGTTGGCCGAGAATCTGGGTCCAATAGAAGACACTCCTTAGCCAAGTAAGCCATTACCTGCATctcctcttcttcaaattctccTTTCAAATTTGGGTCTGGCAACTCTGAGACCACACGCCTACTGTCTAGCAGACGAGGGGTTGCCTATATTAGAGATGAAAATTAGTACTCGTCATTATCTTTTTGCTATTATTTGGGGTTAAGCTTTGACAGAGGACTAAGGTTTCCAAAAATCAGAGGACATAATTCTATCCAATTCAATACTGCTATTCCTAGAAGAGTAAGTAAAAATGCTAAGTGAATTGGAGGAGAGGGAGAAACATTTTATTAACTTTTCATACCCATATCACGAGGCTCTCTTCTGCCTTATTAGCCGACTTATGTATTGGTTTTCGTCCAGTTATCAGTTCAAGGAGCACAACCCCAAAACTGAAAACATCAGACTTCAAAGAAGCTCTTCCAACAATTGCATATTCAGGTGCAAAATAGCCAAATGTGCCCTGCATCCGAGCAGGAGAACTGGAACCACTAGGAATACCATCATTTTGAAGGTGTTTTGCCATGCCAAGATCAGTAATCTGAACATGCATATAGCGGTAGTCAAAAACAAAGTGGGATATTACGTGATGAAAGCTACGGAAACAAACGATTTGCAATTTGAAGTAGTATTTATTAAGTTCGGCAATACTAAAAAGACTACTCTAGAATCAGCATGCTAAAGTCAACGACTAATAATGGCTAAAGAAAAATGCAATCAATTAAACACAACTGCTGCATTGAAAAAGAATTGAAGCTAACTCCTCAGTATTTCCTTGGTAAGTGGAAACTGGGTCACAGGCTCACAGCTAGCCTTATTTCCGGCTTATTGATACAGATTTccctttaattattttatttggacCTTGGTTTAAACTTACCTTTGCTCTATAGTTCTCATCCAATAGAACATTAGTGGATTTAACATCTCGGTGTAAAATTCTTGGTGCAGCTGCTTCGTGGAGATACTCCAAGCCACGTGCAGCTCCAAAAGCAACAGCGACCCGTGTACTCCAATCGAGGTGTCTCCCTGATGCTCCATCCAGACAATCTCTCAGATTGCCATTTGCCATGAACTCGAAAATAAGTAGCCTCTCGGCATGTTTCCCATGGTGTTCGGAGCAGTATCCAAGCAATGGAACCACATGACAATGATGAAGTCTTGATATGAGTTCTATCTGGCAAATGAAAAGATTTTTAAATAAC
The Nicotiana sylvestris chromosome 11, ASM39365v2, whole genome shotgun sequence DNA segment above includes these coding regions:
- the LOC104236068 gene encoding receptor-like serine/threonine-protein kinase NCRK isoform X3 gives rise to the protein MLLLCATVITLGFVASMLCYVYRKDKYSIQRALFSSDKETSYNSTTNLILSQGTSIAEHGRYTGSSNCVTGCVPKACIMFKRKSGVFYGTIIQFSYADLESATNKFSDSNLIGVGGSSHVYRGYLRNGRTIAIKRIKTQAGQDTDSAFLTEIELISRLHHCHVVPLLGYCSEHHGKHAERLLIFEFMANGNLRDCLDGASGRHLDWSTRVAVAFGAARGLEYLHEAAAPRILHRDVKSTNVLLDENYRAKITDLGMAKHLQNDGIPSGSSSPARMQGTFGYFAPEYAIVGRASLKSDVFSFGVVLLELITGRKPIHKSANKAEESLVIWATPRLLDSRRVVSELPDPNLKGEFEEEEMQVMAYLAKECLLLDPDSRPTMSEVVQILSTIAPETSKRKHFSRDEFKGSFSYDGKSTYGESPGFVEAEEIKQITSENRSAHCLLSPHCEFNHCGETSDQKEHVIHAAYVEKLLLQSSNARSWSPQDDEAVDLTEPRFEKFHMPTVRLETT
- the LOC104236068 gene encoding receptor-like serine/threonine-protein kinase NCRK isoform X1; translation: MRFGKEAAIAFLISLVWIQQIAGDEGQNASVTSKWTCSCLANQSFVVPENCSSSCDCTLDKSSKNRWICICAADELPRVAAANSYSSCFTACDCHYGTQLEKQSPKKSISSKVILVMLLLCATVITLGFVASMLCYVYRKDKYSIQRALFSSDKETSYNSTTNLILSQGTSIAEHGRYTGSSNCVTGCVPKACIMFKRKSGVFYGTIIQFSYADLESATNKFSDSNLIGVGGSSHVYRGYLRNGRTIAIKRIKTQAGQDTDSAFLTEIELISRLHHCHVVPLLGYCSEHHGKHAERLLIFEFMANGNLRDCLDGASGRHLDWSTRVAVAFGAARGLEYLHEAAAPRILHRDVKSTNVLLDENYRAKITDLGMAKHLQNDGIPSGSSSPARMQGTFGYFAPEYAIVGRASLKSDVFSFGVVLLELITGRKPIHKSANKAEESLVIWATPRLLDSRRVVSELPDPNLKGEFEEEEMQVMAYLAKECLLLDPDSRPTMSEVVQILSTIAPETSKRKHFSRDEFKGSFSYDGKSTYGESPGFVEAEEIKQITSENRSAHCLLSPHCEFNHCGETSDQKEHVIHAAYVEKLLLQSSNARSWSPQDDEAVDLTEPRFEKFHMPTVRLETT